A stretch of Aedes aegypti strain LVP_AGWG chromosome 2, AaegL5.0 Primary Assembly, whole genome shotgun sequence DNA encodes these proteins:
- the LOC5565358 gene encoding cuticle protein 8, whose product MAFKFVLLATLIAAASAGLIPEHGYASSHQTIQHHHSAPVHHVAAVHAAPVHHVAAIHAAPVHHAIVKEVEHHAPANYEFSYSVHDEHTGDIKSQHETRHGDEVHGQYSLIDSDGHHRIVDYHADHHSGFNAVVRREPTHVKVAQPVHKVIAQPVHIATHAVAPVHHATISHHHAAPVAHISHIAAPIAHSAHQTASVTHHGLSHYSTGHHY is encoded by the exons ATGGCATTCAAA TTTGTTCTGTTGGCAACCCTGATCGCTGCTGCCAGCGCTGGATTAATTCCAGAGCATGGATATGCTTCTTCACACCAAACCATCCAACATCACCATTCTGCTCCAGTTCATCATGTTGCTGCTGTCCATGCTGCTCCCGTTCATCACGTGGCTGCCATTCATGCTGCTCCAGTCCATCACGCTATTGTGAAGGAAGTCGAGCACCACGCCCCAGCCAACTACGAATTCTCGTATTCCGTCCATGACGAACACACCGGAGATATCAAGAGCCAGCACGAGACCCGTCACGGAGATGAAGTCCATGGACAATACAGTCTGATCGATTCCGATGGTCACCACCGTATTGTGGACTACCATGCTGATCATCACTCCGGATTCAACGCCGTTGTTCGTCGTGAACCAACTCACGTCAAGGTCGCCCAACCCGTGCACAAGGTCATTGCCCAGCCAGTGCATATTGCTACCCATGCCGTGGCTCCAGTGCATCATGCTACCATTTCCCATCATCATGCTGCTCCAGTTGCTCATATCTCCCATATTGCTGCTCCAATTGCCCACAGCGCCCACCAAACCGCTTCTGTGACGCATCATGGACTCTCGCATTATAGCACAGGTCATCATTATTAG
- the LOC5565375 gene encoding cuticle protein 8, with the protein MAFKFVLFATLLAAANAGVIAPHGYASSHQTIQHHHAAPVHHVAAVHAAPVHHVAAIHAAPVHHTLVKEVEHHAPANYEFSYAVHDEHTGDIKSQHETRHGDEVHGQYSLLDSDGHHRIVDYHADHHSGFNAVVRREPTHVKVAQPVHKVIAQPLHIATHAVAPVHHASYSHQHTAPVVAHVSHHQAPIVHSHSTHHVAPVSHATISHVAPVAHYSHHDGHYASGLYGHY; encoded by the exons ATGGCATTCAAA TTTGTCCTTTTTGCGACCCTTCTTGCTGCAGCCAATGCTGGAGTCATTGCCCCTCATGGCTATGCATCATCTCATCAAACAATCCAGCACCATCATGCTGCTCCAGTTCATCATGTAGCTGCTGTCCATGCCGCTCCAGTTCACCACGTGGCCGCCATTCACGCTGCTCCAGTCCATCACACCCTCGTGAAGGAAGTCGAGCACCACGCTCCAGCCAACTACGAGTTCTCGTATGCTGTTCATGATGAACACACCGGAGATATCAAGAGCCAGCACGAGACCCGTCACGGAGATGAAGTGCACGGACAATACAGCCTTCTCGATTCCGATGGCCACCACCGTATTGTGGACTACCATGCCGATCATCACTCCGGATTCAATGCTGTTGTCCGTCGTGAACCAACTCACGTCAAGGTCGCCCAACCCGTGCACAAGGTTATTGCCCAGCCATTGCATATTGCTACCCATGCCGTGGCTCCGGTGCATCATGCTTCCTACTCTCACCAACATACTGCTCCAGTTGTTGCTCACGTTTCGCACCATCAAGCTCCAATTGTCCACTCCCACAGCACCCATCATGTAGCTCCAGTGTCCCATGCAACCATCTCGCATGTTGCTCCAGTTGCTCACTACAGTCATCACGATGGACATTATGCCAGTGGTCTCTATGGTCATTACTGA